The following coding sequences are from one Lolium rigidum isolate FL_2022 chromosome 6, APGP_CSIRO_Lrig_0.1, whole genome shotgun sequence window:
- the LOC124667183 gene encoding transcription factor DIVARICATA-like — protein sequence MMRDAWMEVMPAMDHYASTRGGSGGWFMPARAWTADENKQFEQALAGLDLGSPDWERVARETGKTVGEVVTHFKDLEVDVLQIESGMVPFPVYAAGGAAAAAAAFTLQWDGGHVGAAGDFRHGYRFGAGCGGGKRHGGRTAEQERKKGVPWTEEEHKLFLLGLKKYGKGDWRNISRNFVQTRTPTQVASHAQKYFIRLSSGGGKDKRRSSIHDITTVHLTDDRPPSPPSSLINQSSAPAPSSAATGQFSLPAGDTKQQQQHSGPFSSPGRTLGVPNYAMGLQDQGLQCGPLHDQLAANRSMLY from the exons ATGATGAGGGACGCGTGGATGGAGGTGATGCCGGCGATGGACCACTACGCGTCCACCCGGGGCGGCAGCGGCGGGTGGTTCATGCCGGCGCGGGCCTGGACGGCGGACGAGAACAAGCAGTTCGAGCAGGCGCTGGCCGGTCTGGACCTGGGCTCCCCGGACTGGGAGAGGGTGGCGCGCGAAACGGGGAAGACGGTCGGCGAGGTCGTCACCCACTTCAAGGACCTCGAGGTCGACGTCCTCCAGATCGAGTCCGGCATGGTGCCCTTCCCAGTCtacgccgccggcggcgccgcggctGCGGCCGCCGCCTTCACCCTGCAGTGGGACGGCGGCCATGTGGGAGCGGCCGGCGACTTCCGGCACGGGTACCGGTTCGGcgccggctgcggcggcggcaagCGGCACGGCGGCCGCACGGCGGAGCAGGAGCGGAAGAAGGGCGTGCCGTGGACCGAGGAGGAGCACAA ATTGTTCCTGCTAGGCCTGAAGAAGTACGGCAAAGGGGATTGGAGGAACATCTCGCGCAACTTCGTGCAAACCAGGACGCCGACGCAGGTTGCCAGCCACGCGCAGAAGTACTTCATCAGGCTCAGCTCGGGGGGCGGCAAGGACAAGAGGAGGTCCAGCATCCACGACATTACCACGGTGCACCTCACCGACGACCGACCCCCCTCGCCGCCATCATCCTTGATCAACCAGTCCAGCGCACCGGCTCCAAGTTCCGCAGCAACAGGGCAGTTCTCTCTGCCGGCTGGTGAcaccaagcagcagcagcagcacagcggACCCTTCAGCTCACCGGGACGGACGCTCGGGGTGCCGAATTACGCCATGGGTTTGCAAGATCAAGGTCTGCAGTGCGGTCCTCTCCATGATCAGCTGGCCGCGAACCGGAGTATGCTCTACTAG